The Lactuca sativa cultivar Salinas chromosome 2, Lsat_Salinas_v11, whole genome shotgun sequence genome includes a window with the following:
- the LOC111876434 gene encoding uncharacterized protein LOC111876434 — protein sequence MDPSDTLRNKCAACYRQFNRLEHLVEHMRISYHSVHEPMCGICGKHCRSFESLREHLIGPLPKAECERVFRERGCDICLTILSSRYALRAHRETCQLSSGNNGLLQRFANMGIQDELRIDSGKTRAVALVCKMVGGGSDGSLDICAKVCIIDEYENILFRTYVKPHLPVTSYRYETTGIRPEYLRDAMPLRQVQRKIQDFLCNGEPIWKIRPRGGKARILVGHGLDHYLKCLELEYPAVKIRDTATYPPLMKTSKLSNSLKYLTKAYLGYDIQVGIQDPYEDCVATMRLYRRMRSQIHRNENYPLATDPQNKNNFASWRQNELERMSPDELLAISRSDYYCWCLDSKDYV from the exons ATGGACCCTTCAGACACTCTAAG GAATAAGTGTGCAGCCTGCTATAGGCAGTTCAACAGATTGGAGCACCTAGTGGAACACATGAGGATCTCATATCACTCGGTTCATGAGCCCATGTGTGGAATTTGTGGAAAACACTGCAGATCGTTTGAATCTCTTCGCGAGCATCTTATAG GACCATTGCCAAAGGCAGAATGTGAAAGGGTGTTCCGTGAGCGTGGATGTGACATTTGCTTAACCATCCTTAGCAGCCGATACGCTCTCAGGGCTCACCGTGAGACATGCCAACTATCATCTGGCAATAAT GGTCTATTACAACGATTTGCTAACATGGGCATCCAAGATGAGCTGAGAATCGATAGTGGAAAAACAAGAGCAGTTGCACTTGTCTGCAAAATGGTTGGAGGTGGTAGTGATGGTTCTTTGGATATTTGTGCAAAAGTTTGCATCATTGATGAATATGAGAACATACTATTCCGTACCTATGTCAAACCGCACCTTCCTGTTACATCCTACAG GTATGAGACAACAGGCATTCGACCAGAATACCTGAGGGATGCAATGCCACTTAGGCAAGTCCAAAGAAAGATTCAAGATTTCCTATGCAATGGGGAACCCATATGGAAGATCCGACCAAGAGGTGGGAAAGCAAGGATTCTTGTAGGTCATGGTTTGGATCATTATCTTAAATGCTTGGAATTAGAGTACCCAGCAGTTAAAATAAG GGATACAGCAACCTATCCACCCTTAATGAAGACCAGCAAGCTCAGCAACTCACTTAAGTATCTCACAAAAGCATACCTCGG CTATGATATTCAAGTTGGCATACAAGACCCTTATGAAGACTGTGTTGCAACAATGAGGCTTTACAGGAGGATGAGATCCCAGATTCATAGAAATGAGAACTATCCACTTGCAACAGATCCACAAAATAAGAATAACTTTGCTTCATGGAGACAAAATGAGCTCGAGAGGATGAGTCCTGATGAATTGTTGGCAATCTCAAGGTCCGATTACTACTGTTGGTGCTTAGATAGCAAAGATTATGTTTAA